GCGGCCGAACCGGTCCCCGAGGTGCCCCCACAGCACCGCACCGAACGGACGAGCGACGTAGGCGACACCGAGGCTGCTCAGCGCGAGCAGGGTGCCCTGCGCGGGGTGGGGGAAGAAAAGTCGGCCGAAAAACAGTGAGGCGGCGGTCGCGTAGAGGAAGAAGTCGTAGTACTCCAATGCGGTACCGAAGAATCCAGAGGTGGCCGCGGTACGTGCATTGCGTTTCTGAGCGACAGCCGCTGGCGCTGCAGAAGTGGACATGGCATGCTCCTGCGAGTTCAAGAAGGATCGGCGCCGTTCACTTCTTCCAAACGGTGGAGCGGCGGGCGGAAAGACGGTCAGCTGACGACGTTGCGGACGCCGGCGGGTTGTCCCAACAGGATCTGGCTGCCTGCAGGACCCGCCGACGTCCCGTCACTTCCGTGGCTAAGCATGAAAGCATTCCGGCTGATCGGGAAATGCTCTAGGTACGCAGCGCATCGAGCATCTGCAGCGCACGGTCCCAAGATTTTCTCGAAGCTTCCGCATGATAGTGATGCGGATTGAGGGGCATCGTGAAGGCGTGCCCTGCGCCCGGGTGGATCACGAATTCGCTGCCGGTGGCGTCTGCCGCTTTCTGTACCGTTTCGAGCTCCTCCGGCGGTGCAAAGTCATCCTTGTCGCCGTAATGGAACGATACTGGGCATTTCGGTTGGTCGCCGGGCCGCATGGCTTTCGACACGTAGGTGCCATGGAACGACACGGCGGCGTCGATGCCGAGCCCATCGCATGCTGCCCGCCATGCGAAGGGGCCGCCAAAGCAAAAGCCGAATACTGCGATCTTGCCGTTGCAGTTGGGATGGCTGCGAACCTCTGCGATGCCACGCCTGAGATCGCTCAGCGTCTTTGTGAAGTCGTTTCGCATGGCGCGGTCAATCGCGCGTTGCGTCTCCGGCAGGGCCAGCACGCCCGAATCCTGATCGCGCCAGAAGAAATTCGGCGCAAGCGCGACGCAGTCCCGGTTGGCGAGGTCGTCGAGCATGTTCGTCAAGTCCTGATCGATGCCGAAAATGGACGAGACCATGACCACACCTGGCCCCCTTCCTGTCTCGGTCGCGGCAAGATACGCCTCGAACTTCCCGTCCTCGGCCTCCACCTGTTTGCGAATCACGGTCATTTGTTCCCTCCCTGAATCGATCTGCAAGCGTTGCGTCCCGGTCGGCCGGTGAGCGCTGGTCCCATTTTCGGGGCCCCGGTCAGACGTAAACTTGCAGGATGTAGTCGTGGATGCCGTCGCAATCGATGAGGTCCACGCGTTGTAGGCGGATTTTGACACCCTCTGGAGTCCCCACGAGGTGGTGCGTATATGCGCCCGCGAACGACGTCACAACGTCGCGCCGGAACTGCGTCACCTGGAAACGCGAGTGAACGACGAGCTCTCCATCGCTTGTCGTGTCACCGATACGCACGTTGCCGACAATGTGACTGCTTCGCGTGATTGGCTGCTGCCCGGCGGTGCCGAAATCCATCAACCGTTCGCAACGCGCCACCATGAACGGCACGTCATCGTACATGTACGATAGTTGCGCTTTGGGGTCGGTATCGCCAGGCCGCGCCGGGATCCAATAGGCGCCATCGGGCAAGAACAAATCGATCCAAGGCGCGTAATCGCGGCTGTCGATGTATTCCGCCTGCTGGAAGAGGAAATCCTCGGCTTCGCTGCGACTGAGTCGGAGCGCCGACGTCTTTGTGGTGTTTAGCATGCTTCGATCCTCCCGATGTCGATGACGCTGCTCACTGCGCCGTCATGCACTCGCGCCAGGCCTGGTACATGTTGCGCATGCAGACTTCCGAGTTTCCAGTAAGCCCCTGCAGGCTTGTGCCGACCGGCACATCGCGATTCGCCTCTCGGCTCAAGAGCACCCATTCCGACTCGGGACCTACCAGCCCGGCATGACACCGGTAATAGGACTCGAAGTCGTCGGCCGCGACGATGTTCGACGGCGAGTTCGCGGTGTTGGCGGCTGTGATGGCCCGACTCGTGAAACTGTCCGGCGCCCCTTTGAGGCGGAAGATCCAGATCTCCAGCAACGTTTTGTCGACGCTGAGCGGACGAATAGCGCGGAGTTGCTGAAGCGACGACTGCAGGATGACAGTCGGGAAAATCAAGGCGTTATGGAAGTTTCGCTGAAGGATCGCCTCGGCGCCCTCCTTGCCGTGGCGCGCGATCAGCGACGCCTTGTATTTTTCTCCATCAGGGCCCGTCGGGTCAGGAGCGAAGGCCTTCATATCGAAGTGCCCATTCGGATGCGCCACCAGGTCAATCTTCGCCATCTGGTCGGGTTGACCGGCAAGCAACGCCGCCACTTCCAGGCCACCGGCGGAATTGACCTTGAACTTTTCAAGGCTCCGCTTCGCCGCCCGCGCCGACTGGTGATGCACGAAAGACGTGTGCATGCCGTCGCTCATATTATCGACAAAGATTTTCCAGTTGCTGTTCTGCACGGTTCGGTAGCAATCGCCGATGACCTCAACAGCACCATCCGGAGCACGGTCGACCATACTGTCGAAACTACGAAGTCCTTCGCCGGCCCAGGTCCTGAGATCGGGCCCATCCGCGACGAGCGAGGCGAACACGAATCCGCGATAGTTCTCGACGCGCGGCAGGCGCTTCATACCATTTGCGGGATTGTTCGGGTCGAAGGATGAGCCCTCATAACCGGAGCGCACAGGCACGGACCTGAGCGAGCCGTCGCCGCTGAACCGCCAGCCGTGATACATGCACATGAACCGATCCGCGTGGCCGGACCGTTCCGGACACACCAGCGCACCCTTGTGCGGGCAGCGATTCTCGAGCACATAGATTTGATCGTCGGTATGGCGCGTCATGACGACCGGCTGGCGCCCAACCTGCGTCGTGAAGTAGTCGCCCGGCTGCGGCACCTGGCTGTCGTGCCCCACATAGATCCAGGTCCGACCGAAGATACGATCCATTTCCAGTTCGAAGACATCGGGGTCTGCATACACCCGGCGGTGAACGCGTTCCGGCTCAACCAGGCTACCGAGATCGGAGTCGCTGAGTCCTGGTGAAGCGGGGCTGACAGTCATTGTTGCCTCCTCCTTGGCGATTTTATTCAAGCGCTCATTCGAACCTGTTCGGGCTCGCATTGCTCATGGAACTGAGTTGCGGCAACAACAGATGATTACGTCCGTGTTGCCATGGTGCAATGAACCTGTTCATTCAACGAACGGCGCCCGGGGCCCGGCCGGCCACCGCCTCGACCACCGCGCCGTCGATCACTGGGTCTCAGAAGACGACGGTCGTGTTGCCGTGGCGGGCCACGCGGTCCTGACACCCTTCGGTGCCGGCACCAGCCCGGCGCCCACCTCCTTCAGCTCCGGGGCCTGCTCATCGACGGCGCTCGGCAGGCCCACGCGGTGCAGCAAGGCGGCCGCGGCGAGGCCACCGATACCACCCCCGACGATGGCGACACGGAGAGTGCCAGCAGATGATGTGAGCATGGGGCGATCCTTCGCCGGCTCGGTCTACCAGGCAACCGCGGCTCTCGATGAATGAAACGAACCCTAGGCAGGTGTTCGTTCACCGGCTATAACCGTCCCGTGCCGACGACCAGCGAACCGGGGCGCAGTGTCAGCTCCCGGCTTCTGCAGGTTCTGTTCGCGTTCGGGCCGGGTCACACTCGGCTCACCTTCGCCGGGCTTGCCC
The nucleotide sequence above comes from Streptomyces sp. NL15-2K. Encoded proteins:
- a CDS encoding dienelactone hydrolase family protein produces the protein MTVIRKQVEAEDGKFEAYLAATETGRGPGVVMVSSIFGIDQDLTNMLDDLANRDCVALAPNFFWRDQDSGVLALPETQRAIDRAMRNDFTKTLSDLRRGIAEVRSHPNCNGKIAVFGFCFGGPFAWRAACDGLGIDAAVSFHGTYVSKAMRPGDQPKCPVSFHYGDKDDFAPPEELETVQKAADATGSEFVIHPGAGHAFTMPLNPHHYHAEASRKSWDRALQMLDALRT
- a CDS encoding aromatic-ring-hydroxylating dioxygenase subunit beta codes for the protein MLNTTKTSALRLSRSEAEDFLFQQAEYIDSRDYAPWIDLFLPDGAYWIPARPGDTDPKAQLSYMYDDVPFMVARCERLMDFGTAGQQPITRSSHIVGNVRIGDTTSDGELVVHSRFQVTQFRRDVVTSFAGAYTHHLVGTPEGVKIRLQRVDLIDCDGIHDYILQVYV
- a CDS encoding Rieske 2Fe-2S domain-containing protein, which produces MTVSPASPGLSDSDLGSLVEPERVHRRVYADPDVFELEMDRIFGRTWIYVGHDSQVPQPGDYFTTQVGRQPVVMTRHTDDQIYVLENRCPHKGALVCPERSGHADRFMCMYHGWRFSGDGSLRSVPVRSGYEGSSFDPNNPANGMKRLPRVENYRGFVFASLVADGPDLRTWAGEGLRSFDSMVDRAPDGAVEVIGDCYRTVQNSNWKIFVDNMSDGMHTSFVHHQSARAAKRSLEKFKVNSAGGLEVAALLAGQPDQMAKIDLVAHPNGHFDMKAFAPDPTGPDGEKYKASLIARHGKEGAEAILQRNFHNALIFPTVILQSSLQQLRAIRPLSVDKTLLEIWIFRLKGAPDSFTSRAITAANTANSPSNIVAADDFESYYRCHAGLVGPESEWVLLSREANRDVPVGTSLQGLTGNSEVCMRNMYQAWRECMTAQ